A genomic window from Synechococcus sp. CBW1107 includes:
- a CDS encoding magnesium transporter CorA family protein gives MSDSCFYQIGSSGPPKRVRSARAAVAAAAENGFAWLHYNEATREELEELVGLLGLHQLSIEDCFDDNQIPKIEDFPSNTFILFNTFEYDNSDLEVGEINLFIGEKFLVSISHFNSGRRPGLEGIQRLVEKGLEGVAERQGPSQVMHLILNEVVDQKFVAIEALEDELDDVEGALISDPASFKPAELIRFRRYLLRLRKSLFHEREILGRICRRDCRFISERSIYNYRDIYDHLVRFFELTESYRDIVTSLMEMYLSMLNNEMAKAANDTNITVKRLTLITTIFMPLTLLAGIGGMSEWSMITGPSNWRVSYPAFLLVMVLIACASYYILSRLDRKRTRTRRGRLL, from the coding sequence GTGTCTGACTCCTGCTTCTACCAGATCGGCAGCAGCGGCCCTCCGAAGCGCGTCAGGTCGGCCAGGGCTGCCGTGGCGGCAGCGGCGGAGAATGGTTTCGCCTGGTTGCACTACAACGAGGCCACCAGGGAGGAGCTCGAGGAGCTGGTGGGACTTCTCGGTCTGCATCAGCTGTCGATCGAGGATTGCTTTGATGATAATCAGATTCCCAAAATCGAAGACTTTCCGAGCAATACGTTCATTCTCTTTAATACGTTTGAGTATGACAATAGTGACCTGGAGGTGGGTGAAATCAATTTGTTCATCGGCGAGAAATTCCTGGTCAGCATCAGTCACTTCAACTCAGGCCGTCGCCCCGGTCTGGAAGGAATTCAGCGACTGGTCGAGAAGGGTCTGGAGGGGGTGGCGGAGCGGCAGGGGCCTTCCCAGGTCATGCACCTGATTCTGAATGAAGTTGTGGATCAGAAGTTTGTGGCCATCGAGGCCCTGGAGGATGAGCTGGACGATGTCGAAGGGGCGCTCATCTCCGACCCCGCAAGCTTCAAGCCGGCCGAATTGATTCGGTTCAGGCGGTATCTGCTGAGACTGCGCAAGAGCCTCTTTCACGAACGTGAGATCCTTGGCAGGATCTGTCGCAGGGACTGTCGATTCATCTCAGAGCGGTCCATCTACAATTATCGTGATATCTACGACCACCTGGTCAGATTTTTTGAGCTGACCGAGTCCTACCGGGACATCGTTACAAGTTTGATGGAAATGTATCTTTCGATGTTGAATAATGAAATGGCCAAGGCTGCCAATGATACGAATATCACCGTGAAACGGCTGACATTGATCACCACGATCTTCATGCCGTTGACGCTGCTGGCCGGCATCGGCGGGATGTCGGAGTGGTCGATGATCACAGGTCCCAGCAACTGGAGGGTGTCCTATCCGGCCTTCCTGCTCGTCATGGTCCTGATCGCCTGCGCCAGCTACTACATCCTCAGCAGGCTCGACCGGAAGCGAACCCGCACAAGGCGGGGCAGGCTTCTCTGA
- a CDS encoding SulP family inorganic anion transporter yields the protein MSASTPPSAPRSRAGWRRWLPGLSVISHYDIAWLRHDIVAGLALTAVLLPAGIAYAVASGVPPICGLYATIFGLSAYALFGPSRMLVLGPDSSLVTLVLGIVLPLSAGDPQRAMALAGMLALVSGSLCLLAGTARLGFITELLSKPIRYGYMNGIALTVLVSQLPALFGFKTQGDGLLIEARAFIAAVLAGSTNGVSLALGVGTLLMIGLLRRSRRVPAVLLAVVASTVIVSVLNLATRAGVTVLGPLPRGLPGLTIPAIGTGDLVPVLLGGCAIALVSFADTSVLSRTYSARLGDTVDANQEMVGLGAANLAAGLFQGLPISASSSRTPVAEAAGARTQLTGVVGAVTVAALLLAAPTLLQNLPTAALAGVVIASAIALIEVADLRRIYRMQRWEFWLSMVCLAGVAVLGAIPGIGLAIAIAVIEFLWDGWRPHSAVLGRVEGVKGYHDISRYPQSRLIPGLVLFRWDAPLFFANAEFFRDRVMSALESSPTRVNWLVVEAEPVTSIDVTSADTLDELDHTLAKAGILLCFAEMKDPVKDKLKRFGLFAQFGEERFFATVGQAVSRYLKVHAVDWVDWEDQVQANSPADASSEQGRPRGGFRPADG from the coding sequence ATGAGCGCCTCGACGCCTCCATCGGCGCCCCGCTCCCGCGCCGGCTGGAGGCGTTGGCTTCCCGGTCTGTCCGTCATCAGCCACTACGACATCGCCTGGCTCCGGCATGACATCGTGGCTGGCCTGGCGCTGACGGCGGTGCTGCTGCCGGCAGGCATCGCCTACGCGGTCGCTTCCGGTGTGCCGCCCATCTGTGGTCTGTACGCCACCATCTTCGGCCTCTCCGCCTATGCCCTGTTCGGCCCCAGCCGGATGCTGGTCCTGGGGCCTGACTCGTCGCTCGTCACCCTCGTCCTCGGAATCGTGCTGCCCCTGTCTGCAGGGGATCCCCAGCGCGCCATGGCCCTGGCCGGGATGCTGGCCCTTGTCTCCGGCAGCCTCTGCCTGCTTGCGGGAACCGCCCGGCTGGGGTTCATCACCGAATTGCTCTCCAAGCCGATCCGCTACGGCTACATGAACGGCATCGCGCTGACCGTGCTGGTCAGCCAGCTGCCCGCCCTGTTCGGTTTCAAGACCCAGGGCGACGGACTGCTGATCGAAGCCCGGGCCTTCATCGCCGCGGTTCTGGCCGGCAGCACGAACGGGGTGTCGCTGGCCCTCGGCGTCGGCACCTTGCTGATGATCGGGCTGCTGAGGCGCAGCAGGCGAGTCCCGGCGGTTCTGCTGGCTGTCGTCGCTTCGACCGTGATCGTCTCGGTGCTGAATCTGGCGACCCGCGCCGGGGTGACGGTGCTCGGTCCACTTCCCAGAGGCCTGCCCGGTCTGACGATCCCCGCCATCGGCACGGGCGACCTCGTGCCGGTGTTGCTGGGAGGCTGCGCCATCGCCCTGGTGTCGTTCGCGGACACGAGCGTGCTCTCGAGGACCTATTCCGCACGGCTGGGGGACACGGTCGATGCCAATCAGGAGATGGTTGGACTGGGCGCAGCCAACCTGGCCGCCGGTTTGTTTCAGGGGCTCCCCATCAGCGCGAGCAGCTCGCGCACTCCCGTTGCCGAGGCGGCGGGGGCACGGACCCAGTTGACCGGGGTCGTCGGAGCCGTCACGGTCGCCGCGTTGCTGCTGGCGGCGCCGACCCTGCTGCAGAACCTGCCCACCGCCGCCCTGGCAGGAGTGGTGATCGCCTCGGCGATCGCCTTGATCGAGGTGGCTGACCTGCGACGCATCTACCGCATGCAGCGCTGGGAGTTCTGGTTGTCGATGGTCTGCCTGGCCGGGGTTGCCGTCCTCGGCGCCATTCCTGGCATCGGCCTGGCGATCGCCATTGCCGTCATCGAGTTTCTCTGGGATGGCTGGCGTCCTCACTCCGCCGTGCTCGGACGGGTGGAGGGCGTCAAGGGCTATCACGACATCAGCCGTTATCCGCAATCGCGCCTGATCCCGGGACTGGTTCTGTTCAGGTGGGATGCGCCCCTGTTCTTCGCGAATGCCGAATTCTTCCGGGATCGGGTGATGAGCGCCCTGGAGTCATCACCGACCCGGGTGAACTGGCTCGTGGTGGAGGCTGAACCCGTCACCAGCATCGATGTCACCTCGGCGGACACGTTGGATGAACTGGATCACACCCTGGCGAAGGCCGGAATCCTGCTCTGCTTCGCCGAGATGAAGGATCCCGTCAAGGACAAACTCAAACGCTTCGGGCTGTTCGCACAATTCGGCGAAGAACGGTTCTTCGCCACGGTCGGCCAGGCCGTCAGCAGGTATCTGAAGGTCCACGCTGTGGATTGGGTCGACTGGGAGGATCAGGTCCAAGCGAACTCACCCGCTGACGCTTCCTCGGAGCAGGGGAGACCCCGTGGAGGCTTCAGGCCGGCCGACGGCTGA
- a CDS encoding HAD-IC family P-type ATPase: MTPEPLAMEEQGMSWLEPTNLLLLACALIYGLIGEWVDGGILLLFVAGISLLDAVQQQRSNRALAELARLSAPRAHVRRDGQELDLPAEQVRVGDRLRLEEGDRVAADAATSEAVGLWLDESLLTGESLPVERSTPGERILAGSLVAGGRGWADVVAVADATELGRLGSSLATVQPPPTRLQRQTRRLTGRLTVLALGLCAALAGIQGTLSGDWPQALLAALALALAVLPNEIPVVLALFLALGALRLARIGVLARWPAAVESLGSATVLAVDKTGTLTENRMGVQRLLTWPQLEGWQAGETLEEPVHQLLELAVLASRGDPVDAMELAIQRLAADHLGGTEHLHPDWPLEREYPLQRDLLVFSRLWHDGDGGLQLAAKGAPEAIADLCHLDAGETTALLAAADGLAARGLRVLAVARGLDGVPVHAGQPSTGGGDLPDHVHGYLFEPVGFLALADPLRADVPAAIAMARSAGVRVVMITGDSPVTARSIADQAGLPPGPVLSGPELEALSAQELAASIREVTVFARVMPQQKLQLVRALQAAGEVVAMTGDGVNDAPALKAADIGVAMGRRGTAVARESADLVLLDDTFGDLVAALELGRRVDANLHRALGYTLAIHLPIAALGLVPLLLSGQALILLPVHIALLHLVIDPACTVVFEALPATPGLMQQPPRPPEAPLFGPDTWRRSLSQGVVVMVAALVLAFWPEADAATHRSLVFSLLLLTGGGLVWLNGDPRSRITAAGAGIGLGLWLLLLASPRLQQLLSLAPLQPSEILTVIITTALALLLAGLLSRRPA; encoded by the coding sequence CGGAGCTGGCCCGGCTGTCGGCGCCCCGGGCCCACGTGCGGCGCGATGGTCAGGAGCTGGACCTGCCGGCCGAGCAGGTGCGTGTGGGCGATCGGCTCCGGCTGGAGGAAGGCGACCGGGTGGCGGCCGATGCCGCCACCAGCGAGGCGGTGGGGCTGTGGCTGGATGAGTCCCTGCTCACCGGTGAATCCCTGCCGGTCGAGCGCTCCACGCCCGGGGAGCGGATCCTGGCGGGTTCGCTGGTGGCCGGTGGCCGCGGCTGGGCGGACGTGGTGGCCGTGGCCGACGCCACCGAACTGGGACGGCTCGGCAGCAGCCTGGCCACGGTGCAACCGCCGCCCACCCGGCTGCAGCGTCAGACCCGTCGCCTCACCGGACGTCTCACCGTGCTGGCGCTGGGGCTCTGCGCGGCCCTGGCCGGGATCCAGGGAACGCTCAGCGGCGACTGGCCCCAGGCCCTGCTTGCCGCCCTGGCCCTCGCCCTGGCGGTGCTGCCCAACGAGATTCCCGTGGTGCTGGCCCTGTTCCTGGCCCTCGGTGCCCTGCGCCTGGCCCGGATCGGCGTGCTGGCCCGCTGGCCGGCGGCGGTGGAGAGCCTCGGCAGCGCCACCGTGCTCGCCGTCGACAAGACCGGCACGCTCACCGAGAACCGCATGGGTGTGCAGCGGCTGCTCACCTGGCCGCAGCTGGAGGGCTGGCAGGCGGGCGAGACCCTGGAGGAACCCGTGCATCAGCTGCTCGAGCTGGCGGTGCTCGCCAGCCGCGGTGATCCGGTGGATGCGATGGAACTGGCGATCCAGCGCCTGGCCGCCGACCATCTCGGCGGCACCGAACATCTGCATCCCGACTGGCCCCTGGAGCGCGAATACCCCCTGCAGCGGGATCTGCTGGTGTTCTCCCGTCTCTGGCACGACGGCGACGGCGGCTTGCAGCTGGCCGCCAAGGGGGCGCCCGAGGCGATCGCCGATCTCTGTCACCTCGATGCCGGGGAGACCACCGCCCTGCTGGCGGCCGCCGATGGGCTCGCCGCCAGGGGTCTGCGGGTGCTGGCAGTGGCGCGCGGACTCGATGGCGTGCCGGTGCACGCGGGTCAGCCATCCACAGGCGGTGGCGATCTGCCGGATCACGTGCATGGCTACCTGTTCGAGCCGGTGGGATTCCTGGCCCTGGCGGACCCGCTGCGAGCCGATGTGCCGGCGGCGATCGCCATGGCGCGGAGCGCGGGTGTTCGCGTGGTGATGATCACGGGTGACAGCCCGGTCACGGCCCGCTCGATCGCCGATCAGGCGGGCCTGCCGCCCGGTCCGGTGCTCTCCGGCCCCGAGCTGGAGGCCCTCTCAGCCCAGGAGCTGGCGGCCTCCATCCGGGAGGTGACGGTGTTCGCCCGGGTGATGCCCCAGCAGAAGCTGCAGCTGGTGCGGGCCCTGCAGGCCGCCGGCGAGGTGGTGGCGATGACCGGCGATGGCGTCAATGACGCGCCGGCCCTCAAGGCCGCCGACATCGGCGTGGCCATGGGCAGGCGCGGCACCGCCGTGGCCCGCGAATCCGCCGATCTGGTGCTGCTCGACGACACCTTCGGCGATCTGGTGGCCGCCCTGGAACTGGGCCGGCGCGTCGATGCCAACCTGCACCGGGCCCTGGGGTACACCCTGGCGATTCACCTGCCGATCGCCGCGCTCGGCCTGGTGCCCCTGCTGCTGAGCGGCCAGGCCCTGATCCTGCTGCCGGTGCACATCGCCCTGCTCCACCTGGTGATCGATCCGGCCTGCACGGTGGTGTTCGAGGCACTGCCGGCCACTCCGGGCCTGATGCAGCAGCCCCCCCGCCCGCCGGAGGCCCCCCTCTTCGGGCCCGACACCTGGCGCCGTTCCCTCAGCCAGGGCGTTGTGGTGATGGTGGCCGCCCTGGTGCTGGCCTTCTGGCCCGAGGCCGATGCCGCCACCCACCGCAGCCTGGTGTTCTCGCTGCTGCTGCTCACGGGCGGTGGGCTGGTGTGGCTGAACGGCGACCCCCGCAGCCGCATCACCGCCGCCGGCGCCGGCATCGGCCTGGGGCTGTGGCTGCTGCTGCTCGCCAGTCCCAGGCTGCAGCAGCTGCTCAGCCTGGCGCCGCTGCAACCCTCCGAAATCCTCACCGTGATCATCACCACCGCGCTCGCCCTGCTGCTGGCGGGCCTGCTCAGCCGTCGGCCGGCCTGA